A genomic stretch from uncultured Pseudodesulfovibrio sp. includes:
- a CDS encoding calcium/sodium antiporter: MTIDIITFCAAAVLLWFGANWIVTSAALIARKFNVSELVIGLTIVALGTSAPEFLVTVNAALRGHNDISLSNVVGSNIFNLGFILGLMAMIKPLVSNRTIVYRDGLLLFLTTAGILAVSFVGELGRLFGAGLMALLIGYLVYLGINRESPGEEELEEIKGKTASWLDVVLLVGGFVAISLGGHLMVSAATSIAASLGVSSWVIGVTIVAAGTSLPELVTCLAASVKGKNEMLLGNLIGSDFFNFAGVLGLTCMLKPLTVSPEASSGLIVLVGMVGLVLIMLRTGWRVTRWEGALLITINLVRWARDFMA; the protein is encoded by the coding sequence ATGACAATCGACATCATCACTTTTTGCGCCGCCGCAGTGCTGCTCTGGTTCGGCGCTAACTGGATCGTGACTTCAGCCGCGCTTATCGCCCGTAAATTCAACGTGTCCGAGCTGGTTATCGGCTTGACCATCGTGGCGCTCGGTACTTCGGCGCCGGAGTTTCTTGTGACCGTCAATGCTGCGCTCAGGGGACATAACGATATTTCCCTGTCCAATGTTGTCGGGTCCAATATTTTCAATCTCGGCTTCATCCTCGGCCTTATGGCCATGATCAAACCACTGGTATCCAACAGAACCATTGTCTATCGAGACGGGTTACTGCTGTTCTTGACAACCGCAGGTATTCTGGCTGTCTCCTTTGTGGGCGAACTGGGTCGTCTTTTTGGCGCCGGGTTGATGGCGCTGCTTATCGGCTACCTTGTCTATCTCGGTATAAATCGTGAGTCACCGGGTGAAGAGGAGCTGGAGGAGATCAAGGGCAAGACCGCGTCTTGGCTTGATGTGGTCCTGCTCGTTGGTGGGTTCGTCGCCATTTCTCTGGGCGGACATCTCATGGTATCTGCCGCCACATCCATTGCCGCATCGCTCGGGGTGTCGTCCTGGGTCATCGGTGTGACCATCGTCGCCGCCGGAACCAGCTTGCCCGAGTTGGTCACTTGTCTGGCCGCGTCTGTCAAAGGCAAGAATGAGATGCTGCTTGGCAACCTGATCGGGTCCGATTTTTTTAACTTCGCCGGAGTGCTGGGGCTGACCTGTATGCTCAAGCCCCTGACTGTCTCGCCTGAGGCGTCAAGTGGGCTGATTGTGCTGGTCGGCATGGTCGGGCTGGTCTTGATAATGTTGCGGACAGGCTGGCGGGTTACCCGATGGGAAGGTGCGCTCCTGATTACCATCAACCTCGTTCGCTGGGCCCGAGACTTTATGGCCTAA
- a CDS encoding alkaline phosphatase codes for MIGLGKSFAKCALVLILAVTFMVGGQIKSADAKGKTAKYVFLFVGDGMGLPQRAATAAYTGRKLAIDTMPAQGITTTFAANRFITGSAASATALASGVKTNINYIGVDPDFKSVKTIAEMAKEQGKKVGIVSSVSIDHATPAAFYAHVKTRKMYHEIDVALARSGFDFFAGGGLKDPEGKKSEAPLGNALEMATANGFTIVDNKKDFMALKPGDGKILAWNQWLQDGKALPYVMDMTENDITLPEFTSKAIEMLDNDKGFFLMVEGGKIDWACHANDAAASILNTISFDESVQEALVFYEKHPDETIIVVTGDHECGGLTLGFAGTKYGSHFDILSNQKVSFQKFTDEIFADFKKQGGDFDAVKPLITNNFGLKFSGDPKKDALVLADFQVAEIKAAFDRSMAGKDNSNGSEYLMYGEYEPVSVAITHVLNQKAGLGWTSYKHTGVPVSTSAIGVGAAIFNGSYDNVDIATKIMTLMGLKATPQYVNSGKLQIAAN; via the coding sequence ATGATTGGATTGGGAAAAAGTTTTGCAAAATGCGCCCTTGTGCTCATTCTTGCCGTGACATTCATGGTTGGTGGACAGATCAAGTCTGCTGACGCCAAGGGTAAAACAGCCAAGTACGTATTTCTTTTTGTCGGTGATGGCATGGGGCTTCCCCAGCGTGCCGCTACAGCCGCCTACACCGGCAGAAAACTCGCCATCGACACCATGCCTGCGCAAGGGATCACCACCACTTTCGCAGCCAATCGTTTCATCACCGGCTCTGCTGCTTCGGCTACAGCCCTGGCTTCCGGTGTCAAAACAAATATCAACTATATCGGTGTGGACCCGGATTTCAAATCGGTCAAGACCATTGCCGAAATGGCCAAGGAGCAAGGAAAGAAGGTGGGCATCGTCTCTTCCGTGTCAATTGATCACGCGACTCCGGCCGCGTTTTATGCGCACGTGAAGACTCGTAAGATGTATCATGAGATCGACGTTGCCCTTGCCCGGTCCGGTTTCGATTTCTTTGCCGGTGGGGGTCTCAAGGACCCAGAAGGCAAGAAATCAGAAGCCCCCCTCGGTAATGCGCTGGAGATGGCCACGGCCAATGGCTTTACCATTGTCGACAACAAGAAAGACTTCATGGCCCTTAAACCCGGTGACGGCAAGATTCTGGCCTGGAACCAATGGTTGCAGGACGGTAAGGCGCTGCCCTACGTCATGGACATGACGGAGAATGACATCACTTTACCCGAGTTCACCTCCAAGGCCATCGAAATGCTCGACAACGACAAGGGCTTTTTCCTGATGGTGGAAGGCGGCAAAATCGACTGGGCGTGTCATGCCAATGATGCCGCAGCTTCCATCCTGAACACCATTTCCTTTGACGAGTCAGTGCAGGAAGCCCTGGTTTTTTATGAAAAACATCCTGACGAAACGATCATCGTCGTTACCGGCGACCACGAGTGTGGCGGATTGACCCTCGGGTTTGCCGGAACCAAGTATGGCAGTCACTTTGATATTCTGAGCAATCAAAAAGTCTCTTTCCAGAAGTTCACGGATGAAATATTTGCTGATTTCAAAAAGCAGGGTGGCGATTTTGACGCTGTGAAGCCCCTTATCACAAACAATTTCGGTCTCAAGTTTTCCGGCGATCCCAAAAAGGACGCTTTGGTCTTGGCCGATTTTCAGGTTGCAGAAATCAAGGCCGCTTTTGATCGTTCCATGGCTGGCAAAGACAATTCCAATGGCAGTGAATACCTGATGTATGGAGAGTATGAGCCTGTTTCCGTTGCCATCACCCATGTGCTCAACCAGAAGGCTGGCCTTGGCTGGACCTCCTACAAGCATACAGGTGTTCCGGTTTCCACTTCCGCCATCGGCGTCGGTGCAGCCATTTTTAACGGGAGTTACGACAACGTGGATATTGCCACCAAGATTATGACCCTCATGGGGCTCAAGGCCACCCCGCAGTATGTGAATTCCGGTAAATTGCAGATCGCTGCAAACTAG